A genomic window from Streptomyces sp. WMMC940 includes:
- a CDS encoding YoaK family protein — METPVSSPAKPEGPRSRAQFLMLTLLTGALNAISFLALGGVFVSVMTANLALVGIAVGGSDPDLARNSLVALAGYVTGVLLGARYRERCEHRNRTGVRALLGGELLLLCGVLAGWLVTDGSPPAHLRTVLLGTAALAMGCQSAAVRAAAPPGVSTTYMTGLLTAVLTDVLARRRTDWGRAALLAAIPAGAALGTLVVGTARTAAPLLPVVLLAAVLALSGANPG, encoded by the coding sequence ATGGAGACACCCGTGTCGTCGCCCGCGAAGCCGGAGGGTCCGCGGTCCCGGGCGCAGTTCCTGATGCTGACCCTGCTGACGGGGGCCCTGAACGCGATCAGCTTCCTGGCCCTCGGCGGGGTGTTCGTCAGCGTGATGACCGCCAACCTCGCCCTGGTCGGGATCGCGGTCGGTGGCTCCGACCCCGATCTGGCGCGGAACTCCCTCGTCGCGCTCGCCGGATACGTCACCGGGGTACTCCTCGGCGCCCGGTACCGCGAGCGTTGCGAACACCGGAACCGGACGGGCGTACGCGCGCTGCTCGGCGGCGAGTTGCTGCTGCTGTGCGGGGTCCTGGCGGGCTGGCTCGTGACCGACGGCAGTCCTCCCGCACACCTGCGCACCGTCCTCCTGGGGACCGCCGCCCTGGCGATGGGATGTCAGAGCGCGGCGGTCCGGGCCGCCGCGCCGCCGGGCGTCTCCACCACGTACATGACCGGGCTCCTCACCGCCGTGCTGACCGATGTCCTGGCGCGCCGCCGAACGGACTGGGGCAGGGCCGCCCTGCTCGCGGCGATCCCGGCCGGGGCCGCCCTCGGCACCCTCGTCGTCGGCACCGCGAGGACGGCGGCACCACTGCTGCCGGTCGTCCTGCTGGCGGCCGTGCTGGCCCTGTCGGGGGCGAACCCCGGCTGA
- a CDS encoding WhiB family transcriptional regulator translates to MEHENWRHDAACRDEDPDLFFPIGNTGPALLQVAEAKAVCARCPVREQCLEWAIAHGQDSGVWGGLGEDERRALKRRTARQRQRAQHDSAS, encoded by the coding sequence GTGGAGCACGAGAACTGGCGTCACGACGCGGCCTGCCGCGACGAGGACCCCGATCTGTTCTTCCCCATCGGCAACACCGGGCCTGCCCTGCTGCAGGTGGCCGAGGCCAAGGCCGTCTGCGCACGGTGTCCCGTCCGGGAGCAGTGCCTCGAGTGGGCCATCGCCCACGGCCAGGACTCCGGGGTCTGGGGCGGCCTCGGCGAGGACGAGCGCCGCGCGCTCAAGCGCCGGACGGCGCGTCAGCGCCAGCGGGCGCAGCACGACTCCGCCTCGTGA
- a CDS encoding SCO0607 family lipoprotein codes for MSRRIDRPIGTAERRRGRRVVAAAALTAAVAAAALTGCSIRDDICSQGEYPVIAVGSTGSACVPEGERPPKGYTRYPEGKVPQQVDDEWDVYWRTHTVDEDGTVVDAPAG; via the coding sequence GTGTCCCGCAGGATCGACCGGCCCATCGGCACCGCCGAGCGCCGCAGGGGGCGGCGCGTCGTCGCGGCCGCCGCGCTCACCGCCGCGGTGGCGGCGGCCGCGCTCACCGGATGCTCCATCCGGGACGACATCTGCAGCCAGGGCGAGTACCCCGTCATCGCGGTGGGCAGCACCGGTTCCGCGTGCGTCCCCGAGGGGGAGCGGCCTCCGAAGGGCTACACGCGGTACCCCGAGGGCAAGGTGCCGCAGCAGGTCGACGACGAGTGGGACGTCTACTGGCGCACGCACACGGTCGACGAGGACGGCACCGTCGTCGACGCCCCGGCGGGCTGA
- a CDS encoding SpoIIE family protein phosphatase, translated as MRSLAGQVFLLQLAVVVLVVLAAMVALVVQARRDSMADARHRTLTAAQTFANSPGLQEALEGPDPTASLQPSAEAVRRAAGVDAIIVYRPDGITLTHSDPKQIGKHVIGPYAEAAAGKTFTRTFQGALGLSVISAVPVKDTGGSVVAIVSSVVTVGSVQDRVNRQLPVLFGVAAGSLALAAGGSALVSRRLRRQTHGLGPAEMTRMYEHHDAVLHAVREGVLIVRGDGRLLLANDEARRLLELPQDAERRRVGALGLNADLAALLTSDRPATDEVHLAGDRLLAVNKRFTAAQGPASSVVTLRDTTELQALSGRAETARRRLQLLYDAGVRIGTTLDVTRTAEELAEVAVPRFADIVSVELLDPVLHGDEPSGASTEMRRTAVVGLEGDHLLYPVGRLIRFVPAHPAAAGAADGRAVLVEDLSASEGWQAQDPDRARRVLEHGIHSLIVVPLRARGVVLGAAHYWRADGSPPFEEEDVSFAEELGVRAAVCIDNARRYTREHTMAVTLQRSLLPSRVPEQSALEVAYRYLPARAGVGGDWFDVIPLSGARVALVVGDVVGHGLHAAATMGRLRTAVHNFSVLDIPPEELLGRVDDLVAQIDSDEDAAEGEGRGITGATCLYAVYDPTSGRLAVATAGHPGPAVVHPGGTVDFPRLPVSPPLGLGAGLPGESAELTVPEGSRLVLFTDGLIEDRDRDLDVGLAALREALAGPVRSPEATCAAVVDALVPDRPRDDIALLVARTHRLDPNRTADWQVPRDPAAVAPVRAACVRRIREWGLGQLDFAAELVLSELITNAIHYGSEPITVRLVRDRALICEVSDGSSTSPRLRRAEVTDEGGRGLFLVARFTERWGTRYTPTGKVIWAELPLHGGAGPSVEGLAELLLDEAEPLSGEGEQDGTEP; from the coding sequence GTGCGCAGCCTCGCCGGCCAGGTGTTCCTCCTGCAACTGGCGGTCGTGGTGCTGGTGGTCCTCGCCGCGATGGTGGCCCTCGTCGTACAGGCGCGCCGTGACAGCATGGCGGACGCCCGGCACCGGACGCTCACCGCGGCCCAGACCTTCGCGAACTCACCGGGACTGCAGGAGGCATTGGAGGGTCCCGACCCCACCGCTTCGCTGCAGCCGAGCGCGGAGGCGGTCCGCAGGGCCGCGGGCGTCGACGCCATCATCGTCTACCGGCCGGACGGGATCACCCTCACCCACAGCGATCCGAAGCAGATCGGAAAGCACGTCATCGGCCCCTACGCGGAAGCGGCGGCGGGGAAGACGTTCACCCGGACCTTCCAGGGGGCGCTGGGGCTCTCCGTCATCTCCGCCGTCCCCGTCAAGGACACCGGCGGCTCGGTCGTCGCCATCGTCTCGTCCGTCGTCACGGTGGGCAGCGTGCAGGACCGGGTGAACCGGCAACTGCCCGTCCTGTTCGGCGTCGCGGCCGGGTCGCTCGCCCTCGCCGCGGGCGGTTCGGCGCTGGTGAGCCGTCGTCTCCGGAGACAGACCCACGGCCTGGGACCGGCGGAGATGACCCGGATGTACGAGCATCACGACGCCGTCCTCCACGCCGTACGGGAAGGGGTGCTGATCGTCAGGGGCGACGGCCGGCTGCTGCTGGCCAACGACGAGGCCCGCCGCCTGCTGGAACTTCCGCAGGACGCGGAACGCCGCCGTGTGGGCGCGCTGGGGCTGAACGCCGACCTCGCCGCGCTGCTCACGTCCGACCGCCCCGCCACCGACGAGGTGCACCTGGCGGGTGACCGGCTCCTCGCCGTGAACAAGCGGTTCACCGCCGCCCAGGGGCCGGCGAGCAGCGTGGTGACGCTGCGGGACACCACCGAACTGCAGGCCCTTTCCGGCAGGGCCGAGACCGCCCGCCGGCGGCTGCAACTGCTCTACGACGCCGGGGTGCGGATCGGCACGACCCTGGACGTCACACGCACCGCCGAGGAACTCGCCGAAGTCGCGGTCCCCCGCTTCGCCGACATCGTCTCCGTGGAACTCCTCGACCCCGTCCTGCACGGCGACGAACCCTCCGGTGCGAGCACCGAGATGCGCCGCACCGCCGTCGTGGGCCTGGAGGGGGACCACCTCCTCTACCCGGTCGGCAGGCTGATCCGCTTCGTCCCCGCCCACCCCGCGGCCGCCGGCGCGGCCGACGGCCGGGCGGTACTGGTCGAGGACCTCAGCGCCTCCGAGGGCTGGCAGGCGCAGGACCCCGACCGCGCCCGGCGGGTCCTGGAGCACGGCATCCATTCCCTGATCGTGGTCCCGTTGCGCGCCCGGGGAGTGGTGCTCGGAGCGGCCCACTACTGGCGGGCGGACGGCTCCCCGCCGTTCGAGGAGGAGGACGTGTCCTTCGCCGAGGAACTGGGCGTCCGGGCGGCAGTGTGCATCGACAACGCCCGCCGCTACACCCGCGAGCACACCATGGCCGTCACACTGCAGCGCAGCCTGCTGCCCAGCCGGGTACCTGAGCAGTCGGCCCTGGAGGTGGCCTACCGCTATCTGCCCGCACGCGCGGGTGTGGGTGGGGACTGGTTCGACGTCATCCCGCTGTCCGGTGCCCGGGTCGCGCTGGTCGTCGGCGATGTCGTGGGACACGGTCTCCACGCGGCGGCCACCATGGGCCGACTCCGCACCGCCGTGCACAACTTCTCCGTCCTGGACATCCCGCCGGAGGAACTGCTGGGTCGTGTGGACGACCTGGTGGCCCAGATCGACAGCGACGAGGACGCCGCCGAAGGGGAGGGCCGGGGCATCACCGGTGCGACCTGCCTGTACGCCGTCTACGATCCCACCTCCGGGCGACTCGCGGTCGCCACCGCCGGTCATCCCGGACCGGCCGTGGTCCACCCGGGTGGGACCGTGGACTTCCCCCGGCTGCCCGTGTCCCCGCCGCTGGGCCTCGGAGCGGGGCTGCCCGGCGAGAGCGCCGAACTGACGGTGCCCGAGGGGTCCCGGCTGGTGCTCTTCACCGACGGGCTGATCGAGGACCGGGACCGCGACCTGGACGTCGGCCTGGCCGCGCTGCGCGAGGCGCTGGCCGGGCCCGTTCGGTCCCCGGAGGCCACCTGCGCCGCGGTCGTCGACGCGCTGGTCCCCGACCGGCCCCGGGACGACATCGCGCTGCTGGTGGCCCGCACCCACCGTCTCGACCCGAACCGGACCGCCGACTGGCAGGTGCCCCGCGACCCGGCGGCGGTCGCCCCCGTGCGCGCAGCCTGCGTCCGCCGGATCCGCGAGTGGGGCCTCGGGCAGCTCGACTTCGCCGCCGAACTCGTTCTCAGCGAACTCATCACCAACGCGATCCACTACGGCTCCGAACCCATCACCGTCCGGCTCGTCCGCGACCGGGCCCTGATCTGCGAGGTCTCCGACGGCAGCAGCACCTCGCCACGCCTACGGCGGGCCGAGGTCACCGACGAGGGCGGCCGCGGGCTCTTCCTGGTCGCCCGGTTCACCGAACGCTGGGGCACCCGCTACACGCCGACCGGCAAGGTCATCTGGGCCGAGCTCCCCCTCCACGGCGGTGCCGGCCCGTCGGTGGAGGGTCTCGCCGAGCTCCTGCTCGACGAGGCGGAGCCGCTTTCCGGGGAAGGTGAGCAGGACGGCACGGAACCGTGA
- a CDS encoding ABC transporter substrate-binding protein: MTVPRARTAATAACLTLALLVGCAETPEDAPVEPSVATSVQEAGGMSRLIAAAKKEGALNAIALPRDWANYGGLIDDFEKTYGIKVTVDDPQGSSQDEIDAVRRSGKRANAPDVVDVGDTFARTAVRENLLAPYRVAAYGSVPDNQKDGEEGRWTNNYGGYISIGCDARRVSPCPRTFADLLDPRYKGMVSLDGDPTRSNTAFAGVYAAALANGGSFDDITPGLDFFAELHDRGNFNPVESTSAAVETGRTPISIDWDYVNLDYADRFRGKGVDWQVAIPFDGSFAQYYALAVNRNAPHPAAARLWQEYLFGTTGQNLRLKGYARPVLMETMREDGTLDEAAAAKLPTVEGEPRFPTDAQLRKARLTVDRGWAEAVGG; encoded by the coding sequence GTGACCGTACCCCGTGCCCGAACGGCGGCCACCGCGGCCTGCCTCACCCTCGCGCTGCTGGTCGGTTGCGCCGAGACGCCCGAGGACGCGCCCGTCGAGCCGTCGGTCGCCACCTCCGTGCAGGAGGCGGGAGGCATGAGCAGGCTGATCGCCGCGGCGAAGAAGGAGGGTGCGCTGAACGCGATCGCGCTTCCACGGGACTGGGCCAACTACGGTGGCCTGATCGACGACTTCGAGAAGACGTACGGGATCAAGGTCACGGTCGACGATCCCCAGGGCTCCAGTCAGGACGAGATCGACGCCGTCAGGAGGAGCGGGAAGCGCGCCAACGCCCCCGACGTCGTCGACGTGGGGGACACGTTCGCCCGGACGGCGGTCCGCGAGAACCTGCTCGCGCCGTACCGGGTGGCCGCCTACGGCTCGGTACCGGACAACCAGAAGGACGGCGAGGAGGGCCGCTGGACCAACAACTACGGCGGCTACATCTCCATCGGCTGCGACGCCCGCCGCGTCAGCCCCTGCCCCCGGACCTTCGCCGATCTGCTGGACCCCCGGTACAAGGGGATGGTCTCGCTCGACGGCGACCCCACCCGTTCCAACACCGCCTTCGCGGGGGTCTACGCCGCCGCCCTCGCGAACGGAGGGTCGTTCGACGACATCACCCCCGGCCTGGACTTCTTCGCCGAACTCCACGACCGCGGCAACTTCAACCCGGTCGAGTCCACCTCGGCAGCGGTCGAGACCGGCAGGACCCCCATCAGCATCGACTGGGACTACGTCAATCTCGACTACGCGGACCGGTTCCGCGGCAAGGGCGTGGACTGGCAGGTCGCGATCCCCTTCGACGGCAGCTTCGCCCAGTACTACGCCCTGGCCGTCAACCGGAACGCCCCCCACCCGGCAGCCGCCCGCCTGTGGCAGGAGTACCTCTTCGGCACGACGGGCCAGAACCTCCGGCTCAAGGGCTACGCTCGTCCGGTCCTGATGGAGACCATGCGCGAGGACGGCACCCTCGACGAGGCCGCAGCCGCGAAGCTGCCGACGGTCGAGGGCGAGCCCCGGTTCCCCACGGACGCACAACTGCGGAAGGCGAGGTTGACGGTCGACCGGGGCTGGGCGGAGGCCGTGGGAGGCTGA
- a CDS encoding STAS domain-containing protein: protein MAAEDTNPQAGPISIVSTADGLRAEVVLTGDIGAATLRELEERLDASPLAEAAEWVVEMSGVTHLDLACAYALLRAAGLRADPAALTIRGARRTVRRTLRHAGLDAVATIEE from the coding sequence GTGGCAGCCGAAGACACCAACCCGCAGGCCGGACCGATCAGCATCGTGTCGACGGCCGACGGTCTGCGCGCAGAGGTCGTCCTGACCGGGGACATCGGGGCCGCGACCCTGCGCGAACTGGAAGAACGCCTTGACGCGAGCCCGCTGGCCGAGGCCGCCGAGTGGGTGGTGGAGATGAGCGGGGTCACCCACCTCGACCTCGCGTGTGCGTACGCGCTCCTTCGGGCGGCCGGCCTTCGCGCGGACCCCGCGGCGCTGACCATCCGAGGGGCGCGGCGCACGGTCCGGCGGACGCTGCGCCACGCCGGGCTCGACGCGGTCGCCACGATCGAGGAGTGA
- the ctaD gene encoding aa3-type cytochrome oxidase subunit I, which yields MHKSSEALGTDTYEDELPVRRRRPGNVVVKWLTTTDHKTIGTLYLSTSFFFFCIGGIMALFMRAELARPGTQIMSNEQFNQAFTMHGTVMLLMFATPLFAGFANWIMPLQIGAPDVAFPRLNMFAYWLYLFGSLIAVGGFLTPNGAPDFGWFAYSPLSNAVHTPNVGADLWIMGLAFSGFGTILGSVNFITTIICMRAPGMTMFRMPVFCWTVLLTGVLVLLAFPVLAAALFALEADRKFGAHIFDASNGGALLWQHLFWFFGHPEVYIIALPFFGIISEVVPVFSRKPIFGYIGLVAATIAIAGLSVTVWAHHMYVTGGVLLPFFSFMTFLIAIPTGVKIFNWVGTMWKGSLSFETPMLWVIGFLITFTFGGLTGVILASPPMDFHVSDSYFVVAHFHYVVFGTVVFAMFAGFHFWWPKFTGKMLDERLGKMTFWALFIGFQGTFLVQHWLGAEGMPRRYADYLAADGFTALNTVSTISSFLLGLSILPFLYNVWKTAKYGKKIEVDDPWGFGRSLEWATSCPPPRHNFLTLPRIRSESPAFDLHHPEVASSDEASVTGYRDVIEPGKGAAPPLGDDKGDR from the coding sequence ATGCACAAGTCGTCCGAGGCGCTCGGTACGGACACCTACGAAGACGAACTTCCCGTCCGGCGCCGGCGGCCCGGCAACGTGGTCGTGAAGTGGCTCACCACCACCGACCACAAGACGATCGGCACGCTCTACCTGTCGACGTCGTTCTTCTTCTTCTGCATCGGCGGGATCATGGCGCTCTTCATGCGTGCCGAACTCGCCCGTCCGGGTACGCAGATCATGTCGAACGAGCAGTTCAACCAGGCGTTCACGATGCACGGCACCGTGATGCTGCTGATGTTCGCGACGCCGCTGTTCGCCGGATTCGCCAACTGGATCATGCCGCTGCAGATCGGCGCGCCGGACGTGGCGTTCCCGCGGCTGAACATGTTCGCGTACTGGCTGTACCTCTTCGGCTCGCTCATCGCGGTGGGCGGCTTCCTGACCCCGAACGGTGCGCCGGACTTCGGCTGGTTCGCCTACTCCCCGCTGTCGAACGCCGTTCACACTCCGAACGTCGGCGCCGATCTCTGGATCATGGGTCTGGCCTTCTCCGGCTTCGGCACGATCCTCGGCTCGGTCAACTTCATCACCACGATCATCTGCATGCGCGCCCCGGGTATGACGATGTTCCGCATGCCGGTGTTCTGCTGGACCGTGCTGCTGACCGGTGTGCTGGTCCTGCTGGCCTTCCCGGTGCTCGCCGCGGCCCTGTTCGCGCTGGAGGCGGACCGCAAGTTCGGCGCCCACATCTTCGACGCTTCCAACGGCGGCGCCCTGTTGTGGCAGCACCTCTTCTGGTTCTTCGGCCATCCGGAGGTGTACATCATCGCGCTGCCGTTCTTCGGCATCATCTCGGAAGTCGTGCCCGTCTTCAGCCGCAAGCCGATCTTCGGCTACATCGGCCTGGTGGCCGCGACCATCGCGATCGCCGGTCTGTCCGTGACCGTGTGGGCCCACCACATGTACGTCACCGGCGGAGTGCTACTGCCGTTCTTCTCCTTCATGACCTTCCTGATCGCCATCCCCACGGGTGTGAAGATCTTCAACTGGGTCGGCACGATGTGGAAGGGCTCGCTGTCCTTCGAGACCCCGATGCTCTGGGTGATCGGCTTCCTGATCACCTTCACCTTCGGTGGTCTGACCGGCGTCATCCTGGCCTCGCCCCCGATGGACTTCCACGTCTCCGACTCGTACTTCGTCGTCGCGCACTTCCACTACGTCGTCTTCGGCACCGTGGTCTTCGCGATGTTCGCCGGATTCCACTTCTGGTGGCCGAAGTTCACGGGCAAGATGCTGGACGAGCGCCTCGGCAAGATGACCTTCTGGGCGCTGTTCATCGGCTTCCAGGGAACGTTCCTGGTCCAGCACTGGCTGGGTGCCGAGGGCATGCCGCGCCGTTACGCGGACTACCTGGCCGCCGACGGCTTCACCGCGCTGAACACCGTCTCGACGATCAGCTCGTTCCTGCTCGGCCTGTCGATCCTCCCGTTCCTCTACAACGTGTGGAAGACGGCCAAGTACGGCAAGAAGATCGAGGTCGACGACCCGTGGGGCTTCGGCCGTTCGCTCGAATGGGCGACGTCCTGCCCGCCGCCGCGGCACAACTTCCTCACCCTGCCGCGGATCCGCTCCGAGTCCCCGGCGTTCGATCTGCACCACCCGGAAGTCGCATCGAGCGACGAGGCGAGTGTCACCGGCTACCGGGACGTGATCGAACCGGGCAAGGGCGCGGCGCCTCCGCTCGGCGACGACAAGGGCGACCGGTGA
- a CDS encoding collagen-like protein — translation MGAQGAEGPQGAAGPQGSVGAQGAAGTDGVQGFQGTTGPQGAQGSDGAQGAAGPQGTAGAQGDTGATGTQGVQGTPGPQGAAGTQGTAGVQGDAGTQGAQGAQGSDGAQGAAGPQGTAGAQGDTGATGTQGVQGVEGAQGATGPQGTAGAQGDTGATGTQGVQGVEGAQGAAGPQGTAGAQGDTGATGTQGVQGAVGPQGLQGTTGAQGAEGTQGVQGSAGEQGATGPQGLSGTQGATGAQGAQGTAGSAGPQGSTGAQGSTGPQGAAGTQGSQGFQGQTGPQGTQGPAGAQGSTGPQGTIGAQGAAGAQGTQGTQGSTGGTGSTGPQGTIGAQGPQGTQGFQGTTGAQGPQGAGNTGAQSVTVTRTLAGPQSSTTLNTATCPAGMYATGGGAYNVNSTSGAPVSFQGTDRPVGTPPTGFQSQVGSGVNSNVNTVVYVICRP, via the coding sequence GTGGGCGCCCAGGGCGCGGAGGGTCCGCAGGGTGCGGCCGGGCCGCAGGGCTCGGTCGGGGCCCAGGGAGCAGCGGGTACGGACGGCGTCCAGGGCTTCCAGGGAACGACCGGGCCGCAGGGTGCGCAGGGGTCGGACGGCGCCCAGGGCGCGGCGGGCCCCCAAGGCACAGCGGGCGCACAGGGCGACACCGGCGCCACCGGGACACAAGGCGTCCAGGGGACGCCAGGTCCTCAGGGCGCGGCGGGCACCCAGGGTACGGCCGGGGTCCAGGGCGACGCCGGCACCCAGGGTGCTCAGGGCGCCCAGGGGTCGGACGGCGCCCAGGGCGCGGCGGGCCCCCAAGGCACGGCAGGCGCACAGGGCGACACCGGCGCCACCGGGACACAAGGCGTCCAGGGCGTCGAGGGAGCCCAGGGCGCGACAGGCCCCCAAGGCACGGCAGGCGCACAAGGCGACACCGGCGCCACCGGGACACAAGGCGTCCAGGGCGTCGAGGGAGCCCAGGGCGCGGCGGGCCCCCAAGGCACGGCAGGCGCACAAGGCGACACCGGCGCCACCGGGACACAAGGCGTCCAGGGCGCGGTCGGCCCTCAGGGTCTCCAGGGCACCACGGGTGCGCAGGGAGCCGAGGGAACGCAGGGCGTCCAGGGTTCCGCCGGTGAACAGGGTGCCACCGGCCCGCAGGGTCTCAGTGGCACTCAGGGCGCGACGGGTGCACAGGGTGCCCAGGGAACGGCGGGTTCGGCAGGTCCCCAGGGGTCGACCGGTGCCCAGGGTTCCACCGGCCCGCAGGGCGCGGCGGGAACGCAGGGCTCCCAGGGGTTCCAGGGCCAGACCGGTCCGCAGGGCACCCAGGGCCCGGCCGGCGCCCAGGGTTCCACCGGCCCGCAGGGCACCATCGGCGCCCAGGGCGCGGCCGGTGCACAGGGTACGCAGGGCACCCAGGGCTCGACCGGCGGAACGGGCTCCACGGGTCCCCAGGGCACCATCGGGGCCCAGGGACCCCAGGGAACCCAGGGGTTCCAGGGCACCACCGGTGCGCAGGGGCCTCAGGGCGCCGGCAACACGGGAGCGCAGAGTGTGACGGTGACGCGCACTCTCGCCGGCCCGCAGAGCTCCACGACGCTCAACACGGCCACGTGCCCGGCCGGCATGTACGCCACCGGCGGCGGCGCCTACAACGTCAACTCCACCTCGGGCGCGCCTGTCTCGTTCCAGGGAACCGACCGTCCCGTCGGCACCCCTCCCACGGGCTTCCAGTCCCAGGTCGGAAGCGGCGTCAACAGCAACGTGAACACGGTGGTGTACGTGATCTGCCGGCCGTGA
- a CDS encoding ABC transporter ATP-binding protein, with protein MRVPEENSAAPGPRGHELSATGVTVAYDRVDVVHDASLTLRPGEVTVLVGPNGSGKSTLLRTLARLQRPRTATVVIDGGTDGLAMTPRQFSRHVALLTQGRPTPGGLTVRDVVEFGRYPYRSRWGKVDPGGRAAVDRALAMTGVAELADRGAEHLSGGQLQRVWLACCLAQETGVVLLDEPTTYLDLRYQVELLDLVRDLADEHGIAVGTVLHDLDQAAAVADRIVLLHEGRIIADGLPEDVLTARRLTDTYGIRLEVDTDPLTGRLRTRAIGRHHSRTERLSTTS; from the coding sequence GTGAGAGTCCCTGAAGAGAACTCCGCGGCCCCCGGTCCCCGCGGTCATGAGCTGTCGGCCACGGGTGTCACCGTGGCCTACGACCGTGTCGACGTCGTGCACGACGCGTCCCTGACGCTTCGGCCCGGCGAGGTGACCGTCCTGGTGGGGCCCAACGGCAGTGGGAAGTCCACGCTGCTGCGCACCCTGGCGCGGCTGCAACGCCCCAGGACCGCGACCGTCGTCATCGACGGCGGCACGGACGGGCTGGCCATGACGCCGCGCCAGTTCTCGCGCCATGTGGCCCTGCTGACGCAGGGGCGTCCCACGCCCGGCGGACTCACCGTGCGGGACGTCGTCGAGTTCGGCCGGTACCCGTACCGGAGCCGCTGGGGCAAGGTGGACCCGGGCGGGCGGGCGGCGGTGGACCGCGCGCTCGCCATGACCGGCGTCGCGGAGCTCGCCGACCGGGGAGCGGAGCATCTCTCCGGCGGCCAGCTGCAGCGCGTATGGCTCGCCTGCTGTCTCGCCCAGGAGACCGGCGTGGTGCTCCTCGACGAACCGACCACGTATCTCGACCTGCGCTACCAGGTCGAACTCCTCGACCTCGTCCGCGACCTCGCGGACGAGCACGGTATCGCCGTCGGCACCGTCCTGCACGACCTCGACCAGGCCGCGGCCGTGGCCGACCGGATCGTGCTGCTCCACGAAGGCCGGATCATCGCCGACGGACTCCCCGAGGACGTCCTCACCGCCCGGCGGCTGACCGACACCTACGGAATCCGCCTCGAAGTCGACACCGATCCCCTGACCGGCCGGCTGCGCACCCGCGCGATCGGCCGACACCACTCGCGAACCGAAAGGCTCAGTACCACCTCATGA
- a CDS encoding ABC transporter substrate-binding protein — MRRLLLTAAVATSAALTLTACGTTEPAADDAKKTSAEPITLTDSTGTEVKLDGPAKKVVGTEWNVVESLVSLGVDPVGVADVKGYKTWDTAVPLKNEPKDIGTRGEPSMDTIASLAPDLIVATNDLPPAAVKQLRKVAPVLEVRAADAADPIGRMTENLDLIAKATGTTEQAEKLKKDFDAKLAEGRKALADAGLAGTKYAFADGYVVSNQVSIRPYTSGSLIGAVNEKLGLKNAWTVKGDPSYGLAATDVEGLTKLGDVQFAYIGSDGDKASTPFTGVLAKDKVWTSLPFVKKGNVHRLPDGIWMFGGPESMGKYVDAAVQALTK, encoded by the coding sequence ATGAGACGCCTCCTCCTCACCGCCGCGGTCGCGACCTCGGCGGCCCTCACCCTGACCGCCTGCGGGACGACCGAGCCCGCCGCCGACGACGCGAAGAAGACGTCCGCCGAGCCGATCACCCTCACCGACTCGACCGGCACGGAGGTGAAGCTCGACGGGCCTGCCAAGAAGGTCGTCGGCACCGAATGGAACGTCGTCGAGAGCCTGGTGTCGCTGGGCGTCGACCCCGTCGGTGTCGCCGACGTCAAGGGCTACAAGACCTGGGACACCGCGGTCCCGCTGAAGAACGAGCCCAAGGACATCGGCACGCGCGGCGAGCCGAGCATGGACACGATCGCGTCCCTTGCGCCCGACCTGATCGTCGCGACGAACGACCTGCCGCCGGCCGCCGTGAAGCAGCTGCGCAAGGTCGCGCCGGTCCTGGAGGTCCGTGCCGCCGACGCGGCGGACCCGATCGGCCGGATGACCGAGAACCTCGACCTCATCGCGAAGGCCACCGGCACCACCGAGCAGGCCGAGAAGCTCAAGAAGGACTTCGACGCCAAGCTCGCCGAGGGCAGGAAGGCTCTCGCCGACGCCGGTCTCGCCGGCACGAAGTACGCCTTCGCCGACGGCTACGTCGTCTCCAACCAGGTCTCGATCCGGCCCTACACCAGCGGCTCGCTCATCGGCGCCGTCAACGAGAAGCTCGGTCTGAAGAACGCCTGGACGGTCAAGGGCGACCCGAGCTACGGGCTCGCCGCGACCGACGTGGAGGGCCTCACCAAGCTCGGCGACGTGCAGTTCGCCTACATCGGAAGCGACGGCGACAAGGCCAGCACCCCGTTCACCGGCGTCCTCGCCAAGGACAAGGTGTGGACGTCGCTGCCGTTCGTGAAGAAGGGCAACGTCCACCGGCTGCCCGACGGCATCTGGATGTTCGGCGGCCCCGAGTCGATGGGCAAGTACGTCGACGCCGCGGTCCAGGCGCTGACGAAGTAA